A genome region from Pristis pectinata isolate sPriPec2 chromosome 4, sPriPec2.1.pri, whole genome shotgun sequence includes the following:
- the lacc1 gene encoding purine nucleoside phosphorylase LACC1: MVHAVLVDFSDVPSDCLRKWFYQAMGAISKHSLASRTQVFLVSSQKNPDVANTNTRSCLRQFTEEMAVPMRNLEVLVESSFAAILYSIKQKVDQENLSIIKAIVSAERKSTLELYIEQLFTRVYKFSFETLVIDGEGEIKLQLPAPSTEGRPLARQQADDIWRDIWMFVGQLEGVMGQIVILKSLLISDLFLHGFTTRTGGISYLPGMSSLNLFSSLKRRDPVAVVNENIQRLARSASFNTQAFYLAKVSHGNTIWTIGKTEPQNYDGIVTNQKGVTIAAPGADCIPLLFADPVQQACGAAHAGWKGTLAGVAMATVNTMVAEFGSSVKDVLVVMGPSVGPCCFTLHQEAAREFMAIDPQCVGEPSASRPHVDLRRATRTLLERGGILPENISDNSTGSRDTEVTLCTVCHPDLFFSYSRDGNNFGTQIGFISVRSHL; the protein is encoded by the exons ATGGTGCATGCAGTGCTGGTTGACTTCTCGGATGTTCCCTCTGACTGCCTTCGTAAGTGGTTCTATCAAGCAATGGGTGCAATAAGCAAACACAGTCTGGCCTCAAGGACACAGGTGTTCTTGGTATCCAGCCAGAAGAATCCAGACGTTGCAAACACCAACACCAGGAGCTGCTTGCGCCAATTCACAGAGGAAATGGCCGTGCCAATGAGAAACCTAGAGGTCTTGGTAGAAAGCAGCTTTGCTGCCATCCTTTACTCTATCAAGCAGAAGGTTGATCAAGAGAACCTCAGTATCATTAAGGCCATCGTGTCCGCTGAGAGGAAAAGCACACTGGAACTTTATATTGAGCAGCTTTTTACCAGGGTTTACAAATTTTCATTTGAGACACTTGTGATAGACGGTGAAGGAGAAATAAAGCTGCAGCTGCCGGCTCCTTCCACGGAGGGACGCCCTCTCGCACGTCAGCAAGCAGATGACATCTGGCGGGACATCTGGATGTTTGTGGGACAGCTGGAAGGAGTCATGGGGCAGATTGTCATTCTCAAGTCTCTGCTGATATCAG ATTTATTTCTTCATGGCTTCACCACCCGAACTGGTGGCATATCCTACTTACCAGGCATGAGCTCCTTAAACCTCTTCAGCAGCTTGAAGCGAAGGGACCCCGTGGCTGTGGTAAATGAAAATATCCAGCGCTTGGCCCGGAGTGCCAGCTTTAACACGCAGGCCTTCTACCTTGCCAAG GTGAGCCATGGCAACACCATCTGGACCATTGGGAAGACTGAGCCCCAAAACTACGATGGAATTGTGACCAACCAGAAAGGCGTCACTATAGCAGCACCGGGAGCAGACTGTATCCCTCTCCTGTTTGCGGATCCTGTACAACAAGCATGTGGAGCAGCCCATGCAG GATGGAAGGGCACCCTAGCCGGGGTTGCCATGGCGACGGTCAACACAATGGTGGCTGAGTTTGGTAGCAGCGTGAAGGATGTCCTGGTGGTGATGGGCCCCTCCGTGGGGCCGTGCTGCTTCACGCTTCACCAGGAGGCAGCCCGAGAGTTCATGGCCATAGACCCTCAGTGCGTGGGAGAGCCCAGCGCTTCCCGTCCGCATGTTGACCTCAGGCGAGCAACAAG GACCTTGCTGGAACGTGGAGGGATTCTACCGGAGAACATAAGCGACAACTCAACAGGCAGCAGAGACACGGAGGTGACGCTTTGCACTGTGTGCCATCCTGACTTGTTCTTTTCATATAGTCGAGATGGAAACAACTTCGGGACACAAATTGGCTTTATCTCTGTTAGAAGCCATCTGTAA